In Thiovulum sp. ES, a genomic segment contains:
- a CDS encoding hypothetical protein (PFAM: PAAR motif) yields MPSIVRQGDFCSGHQCFPPRPSENGSPDVLVNSKSKHRVGDKWAMHSCGDPTKGHKGVQLTGSSTVLVNSKPVARVGDLISCTSVNVQGSPDVIAN; encoded by the coding sequence ATGCCTTCTATTGTTAGACAGGGAGACTTTTGCTCAGGTCATCAATGTTTTCCTCCTAGACCAAGTGAAAATGGTTCTCCAGATGTCTTAGTGAATTCTAAATCTAAACATAGAGTTGGGGATAAGTGGGCTATGCATTCTTGTGGAGACCCTACAAAAGGTCATAAAGGTGTGCAATTAACAGGCTCATCTACTGTTTTAGTGAATTCCAAGCCAGTAGCTAGAGTCGGAGATTTAATATCATGCACCTCTGTAAATGTGCAAGGTTCTCCAGATGTTATTGCAAATTAA
- a CDS encoding phage baseplate assembly protein W (PFAM: Gene 25-like lysozyme) — MNLNLYTDYDQSLETSVLKDIDSVFQSLKNLILTRKGERLFNPEYGSNVHKLLFELYSDEIAFSIYNEILNAVSRWEQRVIIIPSSSEVSLDIDSHIYKLRLVFKVKGYGQTKFEFVGDLTR, encoded by the coding sequence ATGAACCTAAATCTATATACTGACTATGACCAATCTTTAGAAACTTCTGTATTGAAAGATATAGATTCTGTGTTTCAATCGTTAAAGAACTTAATACTTACTAGGAAAGGAGAAAGGCTGTTTAATCCTGAATATGGTAGTAATGTGCATAAACTACTATTTGAGCTATATTCAGACGAGATAGCTTTCTCTATATATAATGAAATCTTAAATGCTGTATCAAGATGGGAACAGAGGGTCATAATTATTCCAAGTTCTTCTGAGGTCTCTTTAGATATTGACTCTCACATATATAAGTTAAGGCTAGTCTTTAAGGTAAAAGGGTACGGTCAGACTAAATTTGAATTTGTGGGCGACTTAACAAGGTGA